From one Terriglobales bacterium genomic stretch:
- the lpxD gene encoding UDP-3-O-(3-hydroxymyristoyl)glucosamine N-acyltransferase yields the protein MKYSLKEIAEAAGAKLVGDAAVEIGGVAAIPAAEADDLVFAESEALLEEALASKAGAVVTGEFGAAVKTNKALLISAKPRLAFIRAAGFIRPHRRREPGVHSTAIVHESAKLGKGASVAPYAVIGESVTIGERTRIGPGACISSKVKIGADCYVDAHVTIYSGTTLGDRVTVLANSVLGSDGFGYVRDETTGRYEKFPQLGTLEIGDDVEIGAGCTVDRGALGPTVIERGVKLDNQVHVAHNVRIGENVVIAAQTGISGSSVVEKNVIVGGQVGIADHVRIEEGAILGAQSGIPSKKVIRGKGVVFWGTPARPIKEYLKELAALAKLAKESKK from the coding sequence ATGAAATACAGCCTGAAAGAGATTGCTGAAGCAGCGGGCGCAAAGCTGGTAGGTGACGCCGCGGTGGAGATTGGTGGAGTGGCCGCGATTCCGGCGGCGGAGGCCGACGATCTGGTATTTGCGGAGTCCGAGGCCTTGCTGGAAGAAGCGTTGGCTTCGAAGGCAGGTGCGGTGGTGACGGGAGAGTTCGGCGCGGCAGTGAAGACGAACAAGGCCCTGCTGATTTCCGCCAAGCCGCGGCTGGCGTTCATCCGCGCCGCCGGCTTCATCCGCCCGCACCGGCGAAGAGAGCCAGGAGTGCACTCCACGGCTATCGTGCACGAATCGGCGAAGCTGGGGAAGGGCGCTTCGGTGGCGCCCTACGCGGTAATCGGGGAGAGCGTGACCATCGGAGAGCGGACGCGCATCGGGCCGGGGGCGTGCATTTCGTCGAAGGTCAAAATCGGCGCGGACTGCTACGTAGACGCGCACGTCACCATCTATTCCGGCACGACGCTGGGCGACCGGGTGACGGTGCTGGCCAACTCCGTGCTGGGCAGCGACGGCTTCGGCTACGTGCGCGACGAGACCACCGGCCGCTACGAAAAGTTTCCGCAATTGGGAACGCTGGAGATCGGCGACGACGTCGAGATCGGCGCGGGCTGCACGGTTGACCGCGGCGCGCTGGGGCCGACGGTGATCGAGCGCGGAGTGAAGCTGGACAACCAGGTGCACGTGGCGCACAACGTGCGCATCGGCGAGAACGTGGTGATTGCCGCGCAGACCGGGATTTCCGGCAGTTCGGTAGTGGAGAAGAATGTGATTGTGGGCGGGCAGGTGGGCATTGCCGACCACGTGCGCATCGAGGAAGGGGCGATCCTGGGAGCGCAGTCCGGGATCCCATCGAAGAAAGTCATCCGCGGCAAGGGCGTGGTCTTCTGGGGGACGCCCGCGCGCCCGATCAAGGAGTATCTGAAAGAACTGGCGGCGCTGGCGAAGCTGGCAAAAGAAAGTAAGAAGTAA
- a CDS encoding dihydrofolate reductase family protein — protein MRPFEILFDKGEPAEREDAAYGSYGWLGFPPAPEDRPWLFTNFVQSLDGIVSLRGRQASGFHIAQSEEDRWLMDLLRAHADALLVGMNTLLEECAAGNYGPRGPVYRIVNPELAELRKRLGRGRETCIFVTGSGDLDLTGYRAFDGELVDAVLLTTKEGAKRVQGRDARPHVRVLTVEGSRWVDLAAAVRLLRRDLGVRYLLCEGGPTLNGHLTQAGLVDERFLTISPLEVGQVVPVKQEPAPHEPDDVPLLRPTSLAGPGFTKEDAPRWRWLSCRKAGDHQFVRYRRK, from the coding sequence ATGCGCCCCTTCGAAATCCTTTTCGACAAAGGCGAGCCCGCGGAGCGGGAGGATGCGGCCTACGGCTCCTACGGCTGGCTGGGCTTCCCGCCGGCGCCAGAGGACCGGCCGTGGCTCTTCACCAACTTCGTGCAGTCGCTGGACGGCATCGTGTCGCTGCGCGGGCGGCAGGCCTCCGGGTTCCATATCGCGCAGTCCGAGGAAGACCGCTGGCTGATGGACCTGCTGCGGGCCCATGCCGACGCCCTGCTGGTGGGCATGAATACGCTGCTGGAGGAATGCGCCGCCGGAAACTACGGGCCGCGCGGGCCGGTGTATCGCATCGTGAATCCGGAGCTGGCGGAGTTGCGCAAGCGGCTGGGCCGTGGGCGCGAGACCTGCATCTTCGTCACCGGGTCGGGCGACCTGGACCTTACCGGCTATCGCGCCTTCGACGGTGAACTGGTGGACGCGGTTCTGCTGACCACAAAGGAGGGCGCGAAACGCGTGCAAGGGCGCGATGCCCGGCCGCATGTGCGCGTTCTCACGGTGGAAGGGAGCCGATGGGTGGATCTAGCTGCAGCCGTGCGGCTGCTGCGTCGCGATCTGGGCGTGCGCTATCTGCTCTGCGAAGGCGGGCCCACGTTGAACGGGCACCTGACCCAAGCCGGACTGGTGGACGAGCGGTTCCTCACCATCTCGCCGCTGGAAGTGGGGCAGGTAGTGCCGGTGAAACAGGAACCTGCACCCCACGAGCCCGATGATGTGCCGCTGCTGCGGCCCACGTCGCTGGCGGGTCCGGGGTTCACCAAAGAGGACGCGCCCCGCTGGCGCTGGCTGAGCTGCCGGAAAGCGGGGGATCATCAGTTTGTGAGGTATCGGCGCAAATAG